A part of Rickettsiales bacterium genomic DNA contains:
- the rfbA gene encoding glucose-1-phosphate thymidylyltransferase RfbA translates to MKGIILAGGSGTRLAPMTSVISKQLLPIYDKPMLHYPLALLMDAGIREILIISTPRDLPMMQELLGDGKELGISISYAEQPSPDGLAQAFIIGEEFIGDDNVCLVLGDNIFYGQSIRTHMREASQLEAGAVVFGYHVKDPERYGVVDFNDSGIATSIEEKPEQPKSNWAVTGLYFYDNQVVEIAKGLKPSPRGELEITDVNRVYLERGQLQVKRLGRGTAWLDTGTPDSLISAAQFVQTIEARQGLKIACIEEVSYKQGYVNRAEFEALITKYGKHDYAQYLRSLLSEAVRETDAA, encoded by the coding sequence ATGAAAGGTATTATTCTTGCCGGTGGATCCGGCACTCGTTTAGCTCCGATGACTAGCGTTATCAGCAAACAACTCCTGCCAATTTACGATAAGCCGATGCTGCACTATCCGCTTGCCTTGTTGATGGATGCAGGGATTCGCGAAATTCTGATTATTTCCACGCCACGTGACTTGCCGATGATGCAGGAGCTATTGGGCGATGGTAAAGAATTAGGGATTTCCATTTCCTACGCAGAGCAGCCGTCGCCAGATGGTTTGGCGCAGGCATTCATTATTGGTGAGGAATTTATTGGCGATGATAATGTATGCCTCGTATTGGGCGATAATATTTTCTACGGTCAATCTATTCGCACCCATATGCGCGAAGCATCGCAGTTGGAAGCAGGTGCCGTTGTCTTTGGTTATCACGTGAAAGATCCAGAGCGTTATGGCGTGGTTGATTTTAATGATAGTGGAATTGCGACGTCGATTGAGGAAAAGCCAGAGCAGCCTAAATCGAACTGGGCCGTCACGGGGCTTTATTTTTACGATAACCAAGTCGTCGAAATTGCTAAAGGTTTGAAGCCAAGCCCACGTGGTGAGCTTGAGATTACCGATGTAAATCGTGTGTATTTGGAGAGAGGTCAATTGCAGGTGAAGCGTCTAGGGCGCGGCACGGCGTGGCTGGATACAGGAACGCCGGATTCGCTCATTTCCGCAGCACAATTCGTACAAACGATTGAGGCACGCCAAGGCTTGAAGATCGCTTGTATTGAAGAAGTTTCTTATAAGCAGGGCTATGTAAATCGCGCTGAATTCGAAGCGTTGATTACGAAGTATGGTAAACATGATTACGCGCAATATTTGCGCAGCTTACTCAGCGAGGCGGTTAGGGAGACTGATGCGGCCTAG
- the rfbD gene encoding dTDP-4-dehydrorhamnose reductase encodes MRPSMLTRPLILGKNGQLGRALADLMPQAKLMGRDELDFSLIELIPENIAFHKPSIVFNASAYTHVDKAEEEEPLAHLINAEAPAVIAAYCAVKGIPFIHYSTDYVFDGSGEEPWSEHNTPDPVNAYGHSKLNGEEMVLKTNVDAMIFRASWVYDAQGNNFVNTMLRLGKEREELGVVDDQIGGPTYAPHLAAASLLAVENAARSARFPTGIYHLGGCGEPISWHGFAEAIFEEYSGELAIKNVKAIPTSEYRTLAERPLNSRLNCSKAKTILGVEMPDWRDGLKECMKEIEKA; translated from the coding sequence ATGCGGCCTAGTATGCTTACACGCCCGCTTATTCTTGGTAAGAACGGTCAATTGGGTCGCGCTTTGGCAGATTTAATGCCGCAGGCGAAGTTGATGGGACGTGATGAATTGGACTTTAGCCTGATTGAGCTGATTCCTGAAAATATCGCCTTCCATAAGCCCAGTATTGTGTTTAATGCGAGTGCTTATACCCATGTTGATAAGGCGGAAGAAGAAGAGCCGTTGGCGCATCTGATTAATGCGGAGGCGCCGGCAGTCATCGCGGCTTATTGTGCGGTGAAAGGGATCCCTTTTATCCATTATTCAACCGATTATGTGTTTGATGGCAGTGGCGAGGAACCGTGGAGCGAACATAATACGCCCGATCCTGTCAATGCTTACGGTCATAGTAAGCTAAATGGCGAAGAGATGGTGCTCAAAACCAATGTGGATGCGATGATCTTTCGTGCTAGCTGGGTGTATGATGCGCAGGGAAATAATTTTGTGAACACCATGCTTCGCCTTGGCAAAGAGCGTGAAGAGCTCGGCGTGGTCGATGATCAAATTGGCGGCCCCACCTATGCGCCGCATTTGGCAGCAGCTTCGTTATTAGCGGTGGAGAATGCAGCACGTTCAGCGCGTTTCCCAACGGGAATCTATCATCTGGGCGGCTGCGGTGAGCCAATCTCGTGGCATGGTTTTGCGGAAGCGATATTTGAAGAATATTCGGGTGAGTTAGCGATTAAAAATGTCAAAGCGATCCCGACCAGTGAATATCGAACCCTAGCAGAACGCCCGCTGAATTCACGATTGAATTGCAGTAAGGCAAAAACGATTCTGGGTGTTGAAATGCCAGATTGGCGCGACGGACTCAAAGAATGCATGAAGGAAATTGAAAAAGCATGA
- a CDS encoding D-amino acid aminotransferase, whose product MGVVYVNGIYQDVADAVIPMEDRAHQFADGVYEVIAFFNGKLLDAQRHLERLDYSCGELKITNPHSHAEWMEIVGQMVERNEHEHGGVYLQVSRGTQSRSHVYTEAVQPNVTLSAFGQKTPGKRLTEQGASVITYPDLRWKRCDIKTTGLLGNVMAKQAATEAGASEAILIKENGDVSEASISNFFIVKEGVVQTHPSTNEILSGIAREVTLRIARDMQIKVLEKPFSQAEMLAADEAFLTGTTTNILPVVKVDDSTIGSGTPGAITQRLLGGFIEHIKTQTGYTLWS is encoded by the coding sequence ATGGGAGTCGTTTACGTAAACGGCATCTATCAGGATGTGGCGGATGCGGTGATTCCTATGGAAGATCGCGCACATCAATTTGCTGACGGTGTTTACGAGGTGATCGCCTTTTTCAATGGCAAGCTTCTCGATGCACAGCGACATTTAGAGCGTCTTGATTATTCGTGTGGCGAGCTGAAAATAACGAACCCGCATAGCCATGCAGAATGGATGGAAATTGTAGGCCAAATGGTCGAGCGTAACGAGCATGAGCATGGTGGGGTTTACCTGCAAGTGTCGCGCGGTACGCAATCGCGCAGTCATGTCTATACGGAGGCGGTGCAGCCGAATGTTACGCTCTCGGCCTTTGGTCAAAAAACCCCGGGTAAGAGGCTAACAGAGCAGGGCGCGAGTGTCATTACTTATCCGGATTTACGCTGGAAACGTTGCGATATCAAAACGACGGGCTTGCTCGGTAATGTGATGGCGAAACAAGCCGCGACCGAGGCGGGTGCGAGTGAAGCGATTCTGATTAAAGAGAATGGTGATGTGTCAGAAGCCTCGATTTCTAATTTCTTCATCGTGAAAGAGGGCGTGGTGCAAACACATCCATCGACGAACGAAATCTTAAGCGGCATTGCGCGTGAAGTAACCTTGAGAATCGCACGAGACATGCAAATTAAGGTGTTGGAAAAACCTTTCAGTCAGGCCGAGATGCTTGCGGCGGATGAAGCCTTCTTAACCGGTACGACGACGAATATTCTGCCCGTTGTAAAAGTGGATGACTCGACAATTGGGAGTGGCACACCGGGTGCAATTACGCAGCGTCTGTTGGGTGGTTTTATCGAACATATTAAAACGCAAACAGGTTACACGTTATGGAGTTAA
- a CDS encoding DUF4153 domain-containing protein, producing the protein MNALIKHFITLFYTNFKKAIQRFPLTFFFSALLTLLALIDLYHRSFMFFDYSISSKLLDRFELFAGCMLLITYCLTLYREKQNTSLITSVAYGAIVTAVFGYSLLFTQHLGLASLFLVNASVIILFCAPYFLKPIEDSQCCQHNTLLSSNLLFAILSTFILCGGLSLVLVSLEYLFEIDILHKTYNVIWILGTALFAPVYMLANTPTPAETANSKELIYPKGVTFIVRYLLCPLLLVYTAILYAYAAKILFQMELPKGNLTYMVITYSGIGFLTYLTAYPLAQAGIAIAHLIRNHFFKLLTLPILLIFIAIGVRILDYGITWQRYAVVAFTLWLAGSALYMIFSQRKSFNLITSVLVVMLVAASIGPWGANSVSISSQQTRLKNILHTFDLLNKDGIIKPTQAPENFTNKQVSLIHSMVSYLENYDKGGDWEALFPSDSKDTKPTSTNHYMTQLGFPNSQQSYYGGRHNIQDQPFSHEMRFQRQGRNTDFIFVKGYDYQGRSSQYVNSGNYKKKSHVRLGLADNQLSLETQMSATGITIYQEKKRLGFLNLVEVYKALQAKGITLNVSKKDRTLLDVSSTQNAAGWKFKILLNNLKFKETKGEVKLTQYNGKLLIKTP; encoded by the coding sequence ATGAACGCACTTATCAAACACTTCATCACTCTGTTTTATACGAACTTCAAAAAGGCGATTCAGCGCTTTCCTCTCACCTTTTTCTTTTCGGCACTGCTCACCCTGCTCGCCTTGATCGATTTATATCATCGCTCATTTATGTTCTTTGATTACAGCATCTCAAGTAAGCTGCTGGACCGCTTCGAACTATTCGCAGGCTGCATGCTGTTGATCACATATTGTCTCACCCTTTACCGCGAGAAACAAAACACCTCGCTCATAACTTCGGTGGCTTACGGTGCGATCGTTACGGCTGTTTTCGGATATAGCCTCCTCTTCACGCAACATCTCGGACTCGCCTCGCTTTTCCTGGTTAATGCCTCCGTGATCATCCTCTTTTGCGCACCTTATTTCCTCAAACCTATTGAGGATTCCCAATGCTGTCAGCACAACACCCTTCTTAGCAGCAACCTCCTCTTTGCGATATTATCGACGTTCATTCTTTGTGGTGGGTTATCACTCGTCTTGGTAAGCCTTGAGTACCTGTTTGAAATCGACATCCTTCATAAAACTTACAATGTTATTTGGATCTTAGGGACAGCGCTCTTTGCGCCAGTCTATATGCTAGCAAACACTCCCACCCCTGCAGAAACAGCGAACTCAAAAGAACTAATCTACCCTAAGGGCGTTACCTTTATCGTACGCTATCTACTGTGCCCTTTACTACTCGTGTACACGGCGATCCTTTATGCTTACGCCGCAAAGATTTTATTCCAAATGGAACTCCCAAAGGGCAACCTCACCTATATGGTGATCACTTATAGTGGCATTGGCTTCCTCACCTACCTCACCGCTTACCCTCTTGCCCAAGCTGGCATCGCAATCGCGCACCTCATACGCAACCATTTCTTCAAACTTCTTACCCTGCCGATTCTTCTCATTTTTATCGCCATCGGAGTGCGCATCTTAGACTATGGCATCACATGGCAACGCTACGCCGTTGTCGCATTCACATTGTGGCTCGCAGGTTCGGCCCTCTATATGATTTTCTCTCAGCGCAAGTCTTTCAATCTAATCACTTCGGTGTTGGTCGTGATGTTAGTCGCAGCAAGTATTGGCCCGTGGGGCGCGAATTCCGTCAGCATTTCCAGCCAACAAACGCGCCTCAAAAACATACTTCATACGTTCGATCTATTGAATAAAGACGGAATAATTAAACCCACTCAAGCTCCCGAAAACTTCACCAATAAACAAGTTTCGCTGATACACTCCATGGTTAGTTACCTTGAAAATTACGATAAAGGCGGAGATTGGGAAGCGCTCTTCCCATCGGATAGCAAAGACACAAAACCCACGAGCACCAATCACTATATGACGCAACTTGGCTTCCCTAACTCGCAGCAATCTTATTATGGAGGACGGCACAATATTCAAGACCAGCCATTTTCGCATGAAATGCGCTTCCAGCGCCAAGGTCGAAATACCGACTTTATTTTTGTGAAAGGCTATGATTATCAAGGTCGAAGCAGCCAGTATGTGAATAGTGGAAATTATAAGAAAAAGAGTCACGTTCGCCTAGGTTTAGCTGACAACCAACTCAGCCTAGAAACGCAAATGAGTGCGACCGGTATCACGATTTATCAAGAAAAAAAGAGACTCGGTTTCCTTAATCTCGTCGAAGTTTACAAAGCACTACAGGCTAAAGGAATCACTCTTAATGTCTCCAAAAAAGACCGTACTTTATTGGATGTTTCTAGCACTCAAAATGCCGCAGGCTGGAAATTCAAAATCCTATTGAATAACCTAAAATTCAAAGAGACTAAGGGCGAAGTCAAGCTGACTCAATATAACGGAAAATTACTCATTAAAACTCCGTAA
- the ftsY gene encoding signal recognition particle-docking protein FtsY: MSWLKKLKNGLSKSSSQISENITSVFTKRKLDTQALEELEELLIMADLGVDTAAKITKRLSDKRLDKEVTDDEIKEALAEEIAEILEPYAEPLELGTQAPQVIMMVGVNGNGKTTTIGKLAHEWKREGERVMLCAADTFRAAAVEQLQQWGERADVPVIAGHHEADPASVAYNALEQARQGGVDVLMIDTAGRLQNKKNLMAELEKIVKVLRKLDETTPHHVVLVLDATTGQNALSQVVAFKELVNVSGLIVTKLDGSARAGVVVALADQFGLPIHAIGVGESADDLKPFEAIDFARNLVGLSS, translated from the coding sequence ATGAGTTGGTTAAAAAAATTAAAAAACGGACTGTCGAAAAGTTCATCGCAAATTAGCGAAAATATTACTTCTGTATTCACGAAACGTAAGCTTGATACGCAAGCGCTAGAGGAGCTGGAAGAGCTGCTGATTATGGCCGATTTGGGGGTTGATACAGCGGCTAAAATTACGAAACGCCTATCCGATAAGCGTCTCGATAAAGAGGTGACGGATGACGAGATTAAGGAAGCGTTGGCGGAAGAAATCGCAGAGATTCTTGAGCCCTATGCAGAACCGTTAGAACTAGGCACGCAAGCGCCGCAAGTGATCATGATGGTGGGCGTCAATGGTAACGGTAAAACCACCACGATTGGCAAGCTCGCGCATGAATGGAAGCGTGAAGGCGAGCGCGTGATGCTTTGTGCGGCGGATACGTTCCGTGCAGCAGCGGTGGAGCAGCTTCAGCAATGGGGTGAGCGTGCTGATGTTCCTGTAATTGCAGGCCATCATGAGGCGGACCCTGCTAGTGTTGCCTATAACGCGCTAGAGCAGGCCAGGCAAGGCGGTGTTGATGTGTTGATGATCGATACAGCCGGCCGTTTGCAGAATAAAAAGAACCTTATGGCGGAGCTTGAAAAGATCGTCAAAGTGCTGCGTAAGCTAGACGAAACCACACCGCATCATGTGGTGTTGGTGCTGGATGCGACAACTGGCCAGAATGCACTCTCTCAAGTGGTCGCGTTTAAAGAGCTGGTGAATGTTTCAGGGCTCATCGTGACGAAGCTGGATGGCTCTGCTCGTGCCGGTGTGGTTGTAGCGCTGGCTGACCAGTTTGGCCTGCCGATTCATGCGATTGGTGTGGGCGAGAGCGCAGATGACCTAAAGCCCTTTGAGGCGATTGATTTTGCACGTAATTTGGTTGGATTGTCGTCATAA
- a CDS encoding aspartate kinase has translation MALIVQKFGGTSVADLEKIRHVAERVKAEVNRGNKVVVAVSAMAGVTDQLAAWSREMSPLMTPENWAEYDSVVASGEQVTSGLLALRLQEQGINARSWAGWQLPLRTVGSHGRARIEAIDTDMMHEALDRGEVIVVAGFQGITADNRIATLGRGGSDTTAVAIAAALKADRCDIYTDVDGIYTTDPRIVKAARKLQKVAYEEILEMASQGAKVLQTRSVEMAMNYGVTVQVLSTFSDEPGTLLVEEDQVLERRRVTGITYSRDDARVTLTNVANVPGISAKIFGPLGDGEAEINVDMIVQNVSEDGSRTDMTFTVPQGDLAKTVEVMEAAKETIGFESMHSDSGVSKVSVIGVGMRSHAGVATTMFTTLAEKGVNILVISTSEIKISVLIQEEYTELALRALHSAFELDAEPKVVTG, from the coding sequence ATGGCACTTATTGTACAGAAATTTGGTGGAACCTCCGTCGCGGATTTAGAGAAAATTCGTCATGTGGCGGAGCGTGTCAAAGCCGAAGTTAATCGCGGCAATAAAGTCGTCGTGGCCGTTTCTGCTATGGCCGGCGTGACCGATCAACTCGCCGCATGGAGCCGCGAGATGTCTCCCCTTATGACGCCTGAAAACTGGGCGGAATATGACTCCGTCGTCGCATCAGGCGAGCAAGTCACCTCCGGCCTCCTCGCCCTGCGCCTGCAAGAGCAAGGCATAAATGCGCGTAGCTGGGCGGGCTGGCAGCTTCCCCTTCGCACCGTCGGCAGCCATGGACGCGCTCGGATCGAAGCCATTGATACCGACATGATGCATGAAGCACTCGATCGCGGCGAAGTCATCGTCGTGGCCGGATTCCAAGGCATCACCGCCGATAACCGCATCGCGACGCTTGGCCGTGGCGGCTCGGATACCACAGCTGTTGCGATTGCTGCAGCACTCAAAGCAGACCGTTGCGATATCTATACCGATGTCGATGGCATCTATACGACGGACCCGCGCATTGTGAAAGCCGCCCGCAAGCTACAAAAAGTAGCCTATGAAGAAATTTTAGAAATGGCCAGTCAGGGCGCAAAAGTTTTGCAAACACGCTCGGTTGAAATGGCCATGAATTATGGCGTGACGGTGCAGGTACTTTCCACCTTCTCCGACGAGCCAGGAACCTTATTAGTAGAGGAAGATCAAGTGTTAGAACGTAGACGAGTAACCGGCATTACCTATAGCCGCGATGACGCAAGAGTAACGCTCACCAATGTAGCGAACGTACCGGGTATTTCTGCTAAAATCTTTGGCCCTTTGGGCGATGGCGAAGCAGAAATCAACGTCGATATGATTGTCCAAAACGTGTCCGAAGATGGTTCACGCACCGATATGACCTTCACCGTGCCCCAAGGCGACCTCGCCAAAACAGTGGAAGTGATGGAAGCCGCGAAAGAGACAATCGGCTTTGAAAGCATGCATTCAGATTCCGGCGTTTCAAAAGTATCCGTCATTGGTGTCGGTATGCGCTCCCATGCAGGTGTCGCGACCACGATGTTTACGACACTGGCTGAGAAGGGTGTCAACATCCTCGTTATTTCAACGTCAGAAATCAAAATTAGTGTCTTAATCCAAGAAGAATACACCGAACTAGCCTTACGTGCCTTGCACAGTGCCTTTGAACTAGACGCGGAACCAAAGGTCGTCACCGGTTAA
- a CDS encoding HAD family hydrolase: protein MELMKPKAILFDWDNTLVDTWPVIHEALAYCFRKMDKQPWTLEEVKVNVQQSMRDYFPKLFGDRWEEAGQYYLDGYAQVHKDRLVSIEGAEAVLKAIEVAGLYQAVVSNKKGPTLRIEAETIGWAHYFKAIIGADDAANDKPHPDHAIMALEHYPHPHGNDIWFVGDSAVDMEIAKNAGYTAIFYGLQTKADTVPHPIHAVVEDQAELLALVTSVIVN, encoded by the coding sequence ATGGAGTTAATGAAACCCAAGGCGATATTATTCGATTGGGATAATACGTTGGTAGATACATGGCCGGTGATTCATGAGGCGTTGGCGTATTGTTTTCGCAAGATGGATAAGCAGCCATGGACCTTGGAAGAGGTGAAGGTCAATGTTCAGCAATCCATGCGCGACTATTTTCCGAAGCTTTTTGGTGATCGCTGGGAAGAGGCAGGGCAGTATTATCTGGATGGTTATGCGCAGGTGCATAAGGATCGCCTTGTGTCGATTGAGGGTGCCGAAGCGGTGCTGAAGGCAATCGAAGTCGCGGGGCTTTATCAGGCCGTGGTGAGTAATAAAAAGGGTCCCACTTTGCGCATTGAAGCGGAGACTATCGGCTGGGCGCATTATTTTAAGGCGATCATTGGCGCCGATGATGCAGCGAATGATAAGCCGCACCCAGACCATGCAATCATGGCGCTAGAGCATTACCCGCACCCGCATGGTAACGATATTTGGTTCGTCGGCGACAGTGCTGTCGATATGGAAATTGCCAAGAATGCCGGCTATACGGCAATCTTTTATGGCCTGCAGACAAAGGCTGACACAGTGCCACATCCGATTCATGCGGTAGTGGAAGATCAAGCGGAGTTGCTAGCACTCGTCACAAGTGTGATCGTAAATTAA
- a CDS encoding glycosyltransferase: MVTTVSVVMTTYQTGEALKFAVDSVLGQKNLAELVIVDNGNPEEMLGWLRETETAQKKVKLVTGQGNVGFGVACNLGAKEANGDILLFLNPDSIVPENALKAFAIALDKNEEAWMVGGRLRNPDASEQRGSRRNLLTPHTALAETLRLDIALSWDRLNLHEEKLPEEITEVPAISGACMAIRRERFEELEGFDEAYFLHVEDLDLCRRIQDAGGKILFVPNVDILHLQGSSNASFFFVEWQKAQGFITYFDKFENKVMWLFMAVLALINFGVKSAWMLLKRIMPENKDRIRSERRLMWLHRHLREDHKDNAIHKDKTYLVTGSTSQIGVCTIGHLLAAGAKVVAVEHHTKLYFEHPNLSWVRGNLEKGKLELGEHKPEALIHCAPMWMLKPALAEMFNARIKRVIAFSSTSVFVKIYSANAAERDTVKALEEAELHLAERCQKAGASFTILRPTMIYGLGLDENVTQISDFARRYHFFPLYPPADGRRMPVHADDLAQMAIKVISNTKTHNKSYNIGGGEVVGYRAMVERIFLALGQRPRTVKLKYLPMILDFIGKWFFSSKINGEMARRMNEDMVFVEAETRRDFAFKPRGFLEGGKSDLGQF; this comes from the coding sequence ATGGTAACAACTGTATCTGTTGTAATGACGACCTATCAAACCGGCGAAGCATTGAAATTCGCCGTTGATTCGGTATTGGGACAAAAGAATTTAGCGGAGCTCGTGATCGTCGATAATGGCAATCCCGAAGAGATGCTGGGTTGGTTGCGCGAAACTGAGACGGCGCAGAAGAAAGTGAAGCTGGTTACTGGCCAAGGTAATGTTGGTTTTGGTGTGGCGTGTAACCTCGGTGCGAAAGAGGCGAATGGCGATATTCTGCTATTCCTGAACCCTGATAGTATCGTGCCCGAAAATGCACTTAAAGCCTTTGCAATCGCGCTAGATAAGAATGAAGAAGCGTGGATGGTTGGTGGTCGCTTGCGCAACCCTGATGCATCGGAGCAGCGTGGAAGCCGTCGGAATCTGTTAACGCCGCACACGGCGCTGGCTGAAACGTTACGCCTCGATATAGCGTTGAGCTGGGATCGACTCAACCTGCATGAAGAAAAACTTCCGGAAGAGATTACTGAAGTGCCGGCAATTTCGGGCGCATGCATGGCGATTCGCCGTGAGCGTTTTGAAGAGCTGGAAGGCTTTGATGAGGCCTATTTCCTGCATGTTGAAGACCTTGACCTCTGTCGTCGTATTCAAGATGCAGGCGGTAAAATCCTGTTTGTGCCGAATGTAGATATCTTGCATTTGCAAGGTTCTAGTAACGCCTCTTTCTTCTTTGTCGAATGGCAAAAAGCGCAAGGCTTTATCACCTATTTCGATAAGTTTGAGAATAAGGTGATGTGGTTGTTTATGGCCGTACTCGCGCTGATTAACTTTGGTGTGAAGTCCGCATGGATGCTGTTGAAACGCATTATGCCTGAGAATAAAGATCGCATACGTTCGGAACGTCGTTTGATGTGGCTGCACCGTCATCTGCGTGAGGATCATAAAGATAATGCGATCCATAAAGATAAAACCTATTTGGTGACGGGTTCAACCTCGCAAATTGGTGTTTGTACGATTGGTCATTTGTTGGCTGCTGGTGCAAAAGTGGTCGCGGTGGAGCATCATACGAAACTTTACTTCGAGCATCCGAACCTTAGTTGGGTGCGTGGGAATCTTGAAAAAGGGAAGCTTGAATTAGGCGAACATAAGCCTGAAGCCTTGATTCACTGTGCTCCGATGTGGATGTTGAAACCCGCACTTGCTGAGATGTTTAACGCACGCATCAAACGTGTGATTGCTTTTAGTTCGACCAGCGTATTCGTGAAAATTTACTCGGCGAATGCGGCGGAGCGTGACACGGTGAAAGCGTTGGAAGAGGCGGAACTACACCTAGCAGAGCGTTGCCAGAAAGCCGGTGCGAGTTTTACCATTCTTCGTCCGACGATGATTTACGGTCTTGGATTGGATGAGAATGTGACGCAGATTTCTGATTTTGCGCGTCGTTATCATTTCTTCCCCCTTTACCCGCCTGCCGATGGCCGTCGTATGCCGGTGCATGCCGATGATCTCGCACAAATGGCGATTAAAGTGATCAGCAATACGAAAACGCATAATAAGAGCTATAATATTGGCGGCGGCGAAGTGGTTGGCTATCGCGCAATGGTGGAGCGAATCTTTCTCGCACTCGGGCAGCGTCCGCGTACGGTTAAGCTGAAATACCTGCCGATGATTCTCGATTTTATTGGTAAATGGTTCTTTAGCAGCAAGATTAATGGCGAGATGGCGCGCCGCATGAACGAAGATATGGTCTTTGTGGAAGCGGAAACGCGCCGTGATTTTGCCTTTAAACCTCGTGGGTTCCTTGAAGGTGGTAAGTCTGATCTAGGGCAGTTCTAA
- the rfbC gene encoding dTDP-4-dehydrorhamnose 3,5-epimerase, translated as MNIIDGDIEGLKIVELALHGDARGFFVERYSEAKFAEAGLPTQWSQDNHSRSAPGVLRGLHWQSNPAQGKLVGVSRGTVWDVAVDIRPDSPSYGQWQGVELSGTNGRLFWIPPGFAHGFCVLGDEPADMLYKVTGLYNAAGEGGLMYNDPELAVDWPLKNPQISTRDEGLLTFAQYKENPVQW; from the coding sequence ATGAATATTATCGACGGTGACATTGAAGGTCTCAAAATTGTAGAACTCGCGTTGCATGGTGATGCGCGGGGCTTCTTTGTAGAGCGTTATAGCGAAGCGAAGTTTGCGGAGGCGGGGTTGCCGACGCAGTGGTCGCAGGATAACCACTCACGTTCAGCGCCGGGTGTGCTGCGCGGTTTGCATTGGCAGAGTAACCCAGCGCAAGGCAAGCTTGTCGGCGTCTCGCGTGGTACAGTATGGGATGTGGCGGTGGATATCCGCCCTGACTCGCCGAGTTATGGTCAATGGCAGGGCGTTGAACTTTCCGGTACGAATGGCCGTCTATTTTGGATTCCACCGGGCTTCGCCCATGGCTTTTGTGTGCTAGGTGATGAACCGGCTGACATGCTGTATAAAGTGACTGGATTGTATAATGCAGCGGGCGAAGGTGGCTTGATGTATAATGATCCTGAATTGGCCGTTGACTGGCCACTGAAAAACCCGCAAATTTCCACGCGAGACGAAGGTCTGCTGACTTTCGCGCAATATAAGGAGAACCCTGTCCAATGGTAA
- a CDS encoding GNAT family N-acetyltransferase, translated as MREVTLGDVDGLAQLHQESFPKGWDAAQFTELLGSGVRGWLIAGSAFILIRTAADEAEIITLATTPSARRQGHAESLLKHAISILCCTTTNRFFLEVRDGNEAGAALYLKHGFTQIATRSRYYGMPDGTRKDALVMELALG; from the coding sequence GTGAGGGAGGTCACGTTAGGGGATGTCGATGGGTTAGCGCAATTGCATCAGGAATCTTTTCCCAAGGGCTGGGATGCTGCACAGTTCACTGAACTCCTAGGTAGCGGCGTACGAGGGTGGTTAATTGCAGGTAGTGCCTTCATCCTCATTCGTACTGCCGCAGATGAAGCCGAAATCATTACACTCGCCACCACCCCGAGTGCTCGCCGCCAAGGACATGCGGAGAGTTTGTTAAAACATGCTATCTCAATCTTATGCTGCACAACAACAAACCGATTCTTCTTAGAAGTACGTGACGGCAATGAAGCCGGTGCCGCCCTTTACCTAAAGCATGGATTCACCCAAATCGCCACCCGCTCTCGCTATTATGGCATGCCCGATGGCACCCGCAAAGATGCACTCGTAATGGAACTAGCGCTTGGCTAA